From the genome of Candidatus Eisenbacteria bacterium:
CACGGGGGCCCGGGTGGGTTCCGTGAGGAACCCACAGTCGACGGGAGGCCGCGTGAGCGGCCGACGCCCATCGGAGCACGGCGCCGCAGGCGCCGCACGCACGGGGGCACTCCGGCGGGGGTTCGCGCGAGCGAACCCCCTGTCAAACTGATGTCGGGAACGCTCCCCGTCGTCGGGAAGATCCTGCGCCGGCTGCGGCCGCACCGGTGGCTGTTCGCGAGCGCCGTCCTGCAGGTGCTGGTGATCGGCTTCCTCGAGCTGGCAAAGCCCTGGCCGCTCAAGATCGTCGTCGACAACGTCCTCGGCGGAAAGCCGCTCGGCATCGCCGCCTTCGATTCGCTCGGCCGCATGACCATGCTCGCCGTCGCGTGCGTGGCGCTCATCGCCGTCTACGCGCTCCTCGGTACCCTCAGCGTAACCTCGAACTACGCGACCATCAGCGTCGGCCAGCGCATGGTGAACGACTTCCGTGCCGAGCTGTACGCGCACCTCCAGCGCCTGTCGCTCGCCTTCCACAGCCGGCGCGAGGTGGGCGATCTGCTGTTCCGGCTCACGGCCGACACGTTCGCGATCCAGACGCTCACGATGAACGGGTTCTTCCCGATCCTGACGTCGGTCGTCCTGCTCGGCGGCATGCTCGTCGTCATGCTGCGGCTCGACTGGATGATGACGCTGGTCGCGCTCGCGATCGTCCCGCTGCTCTTCGTTACCATCGTCACGCTCTCGGCGCGCATCAACGCGCTCGCGACCGACGCGCGCATGAAGGAGAGCGCCCTGTGGGCCGTCGCCCAGCGCACCATCGGCGCCATCCGGGTGATCCAGGCATTCACGACCGAGCCCTCGGAGCACCGGCGGTTCGTCGACACCTCGAGCGCGAGCCTCGACGCGAACCTGCGCCTCTACACCTTCCAGAGCGTCTACTCCGCGTTCGTCGGCATCCTGATCGCCGCCGGGACGGCGGGCGTGCTCTGGTTCGGCGCCAGCCACGTGATGCAGGGCACGCTCAGCATCGGCGACGTGCTCGTCTTCACGAGCTATCTCGCGTCGCTCTATGCCCCGATCAACAGCCTGACGCAGACCTGGGGCCTCATCCAGGGCGCCCGGGTCGGCGCGGAGCGCGTGTTCGAGATCCTCGAGACGGCACCCGACCTGCTGGACGGCCAGCGCGAGCTCCGGCGCGCCGACGTGCAGGGACGCGTGCGCTTCGAGGACGTCCACTTCGCCTACGAGGCGAGCCGCCCCGTCCTGCGCGGCGTCACCTTCGAAGTCGTGCCGGGGTCGCTCGTCGCGGTCGTGGGCGCGACCGGGGCGGGCAAGACGACGCTGGTCGGTCTCATTCCCCGCTTCTACGACGTCACGTCCGGACGCGTCCGGCTGGACGGCGTCGACGTGCGCGAGTTCAAGCTCCGCTCGCTCCGCCAGCAGGTGGGGATGGTCCTGCAGCCGCCGCTGGTCTTCCCGACCTCGCTGCGCGACAACATCGCCTACGGCCGCCCCGAGGCGAGCGTCGAGGAGGTTCGCCAGGCCGCCGAGCTGGCGCAGCTGGGCGAGTTCATCGCGCGCCTGCCGCAGGGCATCGACACGGTGATCGGCGAGGGCGGTGCCACGCTCTCCTCGGGCGAGCAGCTCCGCGTGACGATCGCCCGCGCGCTCCTGCGCGATGCGCCGCTCCTGATCCTGGACGAGCCGACGTCGGCGCTCGACGTCGAGACCGAGGCGCGCGTCATGGCGGGGCTCGAGAACCTCATGACGGGACGGACGACGTTCGTCATCGCGCATCGCCTCTCGACCGTCCGCCGCGCCGACGTTGTCCTGGTGCTCGACCAGGGACAGATCGCCGAGCAGGGTTCGTTCGCGGAGCTCGTGCAGCGCGGCGGACACTTCGCGCGGCTGTACCGCACCCAGTTCGCGGGGGAGGTGGATCGTGTCGCGTCCTCGTAATCGGCTCCTCGTCCTGCACATCGTCGGCCAGTACCCGATGGCGGGCGTCGCCTGGCAGGCGATCCACTACCTCCTCGGGTTCCAGCGCCTGGGATGGGACGTCTACTACGTCGAGGACTCGGGTGCGGCCCCGTATGATCCCGAAGCCGCGAGCGTGACCGGCGAGTGCTCGTACGCGGTCCGCTACGTGGGCGACGTCATGGGTCGGGTCGGCTTCGGCGACCGCTGGGTCTACCTCGACATGATGAAGAACGAGACCCACGGCATGTCGCGGGCGAAGCTCGACGAACTCTATCGCGACGCCACGGCGATCGTGAACCTCTGCGGCGCGACGGCGCCCCGCGCCGAGCACAAGCAGGGCGCGAAGCTGATCTACGTCGAGACCGATCCGGTCTACGAGCAGCTCAACATCGCCCTCGGCGACGCCTCGTCGCTCGGCTTCTTGCGCAGCCACGACGTGCTCTTCACCTACGGCGAGAACCTGGGCGCTCCCGACTGTCCGGTCCCGCTGCGCGAGTTCACCTGGCACACCACGCGCCCGCCGGTCGTCATGGACTGCTGGGATACGCCGACCAACCTCGCCGCGAAGTACTTCACGACCGTCGCGTCGTTCTCGAACAAGGGCAAGGACATCACCTACGACGGCGTCACGTACCAGTGGTCGAAACACGAGAACTTCCTGCGCTTCCTGGACCTCCCGCGGCGCACGCCCCAACCCTTCCTCATGGCGATGAAGCCGCTCGATCCGGGCATCGAGCGCCGCGTGCGCGACGCCGGGTGGGAGATGGTCGACCCCGACGCCACCTCGCGCGACGTCGATGGCTACCGCCGCTTCATCCAGGAGTCGCGCGGCGAGTTCACGGTCGCGAAGGACATCTACGTGCGCCCGCGCAGCGGATGGTTCAGCGATCGCAGCGTCTGCTACCTGGCGGCGGGGAAGCCCGTCGTCACGCAGGACAGCGCCTTCGGCAAGTTCGTGCCGACCGGCGAGGGGCTGTTCGCGTACGCGACGATGGAGGAGGCGGTGGACGCGCTCGCGTGCATCAATGCCGACTACGGGCGGCACTCGGCTGCGGCGCGGCGGGTCGCCGCCGAGCACTTCGGCGTGGAGCCGGTCCTGCGGCGCATGCTCGCCGACGCGGGCCTCGCGTAGGGAGACCGGGCGGTGCGCGTCGTGGTGACCGGATTCGTCGCCACGTATCCCGTCGGCGGGGTGGCGTGGGACTATCTCCAGTACGTCGAAGGGTTCCGGCGCCTGGGCTGCGACGTGTTCTACCTCGAGGACTCGGGGCGCTGGCTCTACGACCCGAGCGCCGGCACGTTCGTGCCCGACGCGTCGCGCGGCGCGCGCTTTCTCGCCGACGCGATCGCAACGCTCGACCCGGCCCTCGCGGGCGCGTGGAGCGTGCGGGGCGCCGACGACGTGGTGCACGGTCGCGACGCGGCGCACGTGGCGCGGGTCTGCGACGGCGCCGACCTCCTGCTCAACGTCTCCGGCTCGTGCTGGCTGCGGGACGCGTACCGCAAGGCACGCGTCGCCGCGTACGTCGACACCGACCCGGGCTACAGCCAGGCTCGCGCGGCCGCGGTCGACACGGGCACGGTCGATCCGGAGCTGCACCGAAGCGTCGCGCTCATGCGGCGACACGATGTCTTCTTCACCCTGGGAGAGCACATCGGCGCGCCCGACTGCACGATTCCGACCGTCGGCATCGAGTGGAAACCGACGCGGCAGCCGATCGTGCTCGATCGCTGGCCGACCGCGCCCAGGCCCGACGGCCCGTTCACGACCGTCATGTCGTGGAAGATCGAGCCGTCGCCCCCGATCGTCGACGGGCGCGTGTACGGCGGCAAGGACGTCGAGTTCGAGCGCTTCATGGACCTGCCGGCGCACACGCCGGAGCGGCTCGAGGTGGCGATCTCCGGCGACGCGCCCCGCGACCGCATCCGGGCCGCGGGCTGGCACGTCGTCGAGGCCGGCGCGGTGTCGCGTACACCCGCCGACTACCGCGACTACATCCTGCGCTCGCGCGGCGAGCTGTCGATCGCGAAGAACGCCTACGTCGAGACGCGCAGCGGCTGGTTCAGCACGCGCAGTGCCGCGTATCTGGCCGCCGGTCGGCCGGTCGTCCTCCAGGACACGGCGTTCTCGGCGCACCTGCCGACCGGACCGGGTCTGCATGCGTTCAGCACGATCGACGAGGCGGCTCGGGCGCTCGCCGAGGTCCGTCGCGACTATCCGCGCGCCTGCGGCCACGCGCGCGAGGTCGCGGAGTCGTGCTTTCGCGCGGAGCGCGTCTGCGAGCGGCTGCTCGCGGATGCGCTCGGGTGAGGGGTAATGGCGCGGATCGTCGTCGCCGGCTACCTCGTGCGCAATCCGATCGGCGGCTACGCCTGGCAGGCCGCGCATTTCCTGCAGGGCATCCGCGCCTGCGGGCACGACGTCTGGTTCTACGAGGACACCGGTTTCTACGACCTCGCATACGACCCGGTGACGAACCACTTCGGATCGGCGTACGAGTACGGCGTCGGCGCCGCGGGCGCCTTCCTGTCGCGCCTCGGGTTCGGCGATCGCTGGGTGTTCGTCGACGTCGCCGCCGGGCGCGAGCACGGACCGGCCGCCGGCCGGGCGGCGGCGCTCCTGCGCGAGGCCGATCTCCTCGTGAACGTGGCGGGCATCAACCGCATCGTGCCCGAGCAGCGGGGCGGGCGGCCGTCGGTGTACGTCGACATCGACCCCGCGTTCACGCAGATCAAGGCCGAGGCGAACGAGGGCCGGCTCCGGCAGATCCTCGCCGAGCAGCAGTACCTGTTCACCATCGGCGAGAACATCGGGACCGGCCGGTCGCCGATTCCCGACGCCGGCTTCCGCTGGCACGCGACGCGCTGTCCGGTCGCGATCGAGTGGTGGGCGGACTCGGGTCCGCCGGGGCGCCGGTACACGACGGTCGGCCGCTGGAACGAGACGCAGCGCGACCTCGCGTTTCGCGGCGAGACGTTCACGTGGCGAAAGCGTACCGAGTGGCTGCGCTGCCTCGACCTGCCGGAGCGCACCGGCTGCGAGTTCGAGATCGCGATGGACGTCGAGAGCGCGCCGGGCGATCTGCAGATGCTCGGCGCGCACGGCTGGAAGGTCGTGAGCCCGCGCGACGTCTCGGGCGACCCGTGGCGCTATCGCGAGTTCCTCCAGACTTCGCGGGGCGAGTTCACGGTCGCCAAGGAGCTGAACGTGCGGCTGCGCAGCGGGTGGTTCAGCGACCGGGCGGCCTGCTACCTGGCTGCCGGCCGGCCGGTCGTCGTCCAGGATACTGGGTTCGGCGACGTGCTGCCGGTTGGAGACGGCATCCAGGCGTTCCGGACGGTCACCGAAGCGGCGGCTGCGCTACGCGCGATCGAGGGCGACTACGAGCGGGCGTCGGCGTCGGCTCGGATGATCGCGCGCGAGTACTTCGACGCGACCCGCGTCATGGACGATCTGCTCCGCGTGGCGGGACTGTAGGACGCCACCGCCCCTCAGAAGCAGCAGAAATGCCCGCAGCAGACCTCGGGCGCGAAGCAGAAGGTGCAGAGGGTGGTGGTCGGGGTCTCGGTCGTGGTCGGGGTCTCGGTCGTCGTCGGGACCGAGGTCGTCCCCGTGACGGTGGTCGTGGTCGGCGTGCCGATCGTACGCGAGATCGTTCCCGACGCGATGACCGGACCGCTGGCGACGGCTCGAATCTCGACGCCGATGTCGAACGTGCCGTTCTGGACGGCCGGTGTGACGGTCGTGGTGAAGGCCGGCGGATCCCCGGGAACGAGCTCGGCCGTGACCCCGTCCGTCGGGTCGACCGTCGCGTTGGTCGGCGTGAGATGCACGAGCGCGCCGGCACGGAAGTCCACGGTGGTGCCGTCGCGCTGCAAGACTCCGGAGCGGATCGCGAGCTGCACGGGAACGTTCGTCTGGGGAGGCGCCGCGAACCCCTGGCGGAACACCCAGCGGTTGCAGAGCGCGAACGGCAACAGCGGCCCGCGCTCGGCCGGGGTGCCGGTGTAGAGCGGCGAGTAGGCGTAGTAGCACAGGATGTCGAGGTCGCTCGCGGCGCGCTCGTCGAAGGCGCCGTAGATCGTTCGATCGTCGGAGACCAGCTTCTCGAGGACGAGCGGGTCGAGGCTCCCCAGCTGGAGTCGCATCGAACCGACGCGGTCGAGGTCGAACGGGACGGTGTTGCTGCCGCCCGTGAAGCCGTCGCCGTTGAGGTCGAAGCGTCCGAAGTCGGGCACGGTCGGCTCGGGGATCGGTTGGCCGTGGTCGAGGTACTTCGCCACGAAGGCAGGGAGGTCCGCGCCATCGAACACCCCGTCACCGGTGACGTCGAGGAGGGCCAGGCGCACGGGCATGGCGTCGGGCGACGGCGGGCTCACGGCGTCGAGCGACAGGACCGCATCGTATGCATCGACGATGTGTCGGGCGGTGATGAGGCTCGCGAACGACGAGCAGCCGACGCCGCCCGGCTCCGGTAGCTCGCGGCTCGTCTTGATGAGCGTGGTGACGACGTCGGACGCCTCGAGCATCGGATCGATGCTCCAGAGGTACGCTGCGAGGCCGGCGACCTGGGGCGTCGCGTAGGACGTCCCGAACCGGAAGCTCGCACCCACGGCGGCGTCGGGCCCGTCGAGCGACCAGACGTCGGTGCCGATGCCGGCGATGGTGCCCCCCGCTTGCGATTCGTCGCTGATGCAGCGGGGGGCGAACGTCGGCGGACCCTCCCCGCGGGCGTTCTCGACCACGACCGTGTTCGGGAGGGGCGGGTTCAGCAGGAGCGCCGCGCTGGCGAACGAGCTGTCCGTGACGGCGCTCTCGACGTTCGGGAAGTCGTGGTTGATGTTGCCGGCGGACGTGAAGTGTACGTACTTGCCCGCTATCCCCGCCTGGCGGACCACGGTTGCCCAGGCCTCCGCCTTCGCCTGCGCCTTCGTGCGGTCGATGCAATCGTTGCCCACGGGGTCGCAGACGCCGCTGTACCCGTAGCTCGTGTTGACGACGACGTGTCCCCCGGCCATTGCGAGCTCAGCGATGCGCTCGCTCAGGAGCTTCTCCACCTGGACGTCGCTGATGTTCTCCAATCGGTCGATGACGCGCATGGGGAGGCCGCCGGGGAACCCCTCCGCAGGATAGATTCCCGTCACGAGGCCGCGGTCGGTGGTTGTACCCCCGAAATCGCCGGCCAGCACGCCGAGAACGAAGTAGCCATGGGCCGCGAACGGCCCAGAGAACGTACGGAAGTCTTCGGGCACGATCGTCCCGGCGAGCGAGTCCGACGGCGGTCCGTCGCCGAATTCGTCCGCGATGACGACGGTCGGCTCGCGACCCGTCTTGATCGCGGCCCGCGCGTTCCAGGCGCCGTGCGCACGGATGCCGAGGTGGTGCCCGATCTTCGCCAGCGGGCTCTGGGGCGGTGGGAAGAGGTTCGGGCTGTAGTTGGCCGGCAACTCGTTTTCGCTGAAATCGCCCTGATTGACGAACATCACGCCGGGCATCGATGCGGCCTGCGCGACGACGGCGTCGAGCCCCGTGAGGGAGCCCGGGTCCGGGATGCGGACGACGATGACGGAGACGTGCGGAATCATGTCGGCGATCCGCCCGCCGACCGCGTCGAGGAGCGCCGTCGCCTGGCCGACGGTCGCGTCCGCTGCGAAGCCGACGTCGAGGATCGTCCGCGCGACGCGCCGTCCGCCGGGCGTTGCGTCGATTTCGTCCTGTGGAATACCGCCTGCGACGTGGAACGACGTGACGGCGTCGGCGAGCGGGGTGCTCGCCGGGGCGCCAAGCGTTGCGCCGGCGCCGCAGGTGGCGTCGCAGGGTGCCGAGCCGTCGCACGTCTCGAGGCCGTCACGGTCGACGACGCCGTCGCCGCAGGTCGAGCGCGTCGCCTGGAACGGCTTGTGGAGCTTCTTGCCGGCGAGGCTGCCGCGCATGCTCGCGCACGTGGCGTCGATCGCGGCGACCAGGTGGACCGTGCCGCGGACGCCGGCGCAGGCACCCGACGGCCAGCGGACCGTGACGCGCGTCTTCTTTCCCTTCGCTTTCACCCGCGCGGCCACCGGGGCGCAGCCGCTCGCGACGGCCACCGTTCCGGACGTCCCCAGCGTCACCGCCTCCAGGCGTGGCGTGGTGCCGGAAGGAAGCAGCGGCGCGCCGCCCGCGACCAGGAAGCGTCCCGCCGGACAGGGCTGCGGCTTCGGCTTCTTCGCGAGCGCGGGCGCCACGAGCGTGGCCGTCACCACGAGAACGAGGATCGCGCGCACGCCCATCGCCCGATCGCTACCACGTCGGGGCCGGCGGCGTCACGGCCGGCGAGTGGAGGACCGCCTCGGGCAGCCGCCCAAGCAGATGGCATGCCGCGCCCTGTCGCGCGTCAACCGCCGGGCGTCGCGACGCGCGAGAAGATCTCGTTCGAGCGCACGAAGCGATCGAGGAGGTCCTCGAGCACCGCGAGCTGCGTGCGATAGCTCGACAGGGCCGCGTGCTTGGTCGCGATCTCGTGGGGCGTGAGCGCCAGCGTCCACCAGGTATCCTGGGCGTAGCGTGGGCCAGGCACCGGCGGGAGGTCGGGGCGCTCGCGGACGGCGGGCGGCCACGCCGGATCGTGGACGACGTAGGTCAGCACCATGGGCGCCGGCCTGAGTGTCCTCGAAGCGGCGAGGGCGAAGTGCCCGGCGGCGGAGTGGTCCGGATGGACGTCACGCGGGTCGGGCGCGACGACGATCGTCGGCCGCGCGTCGGCGAGCGCGCGCTCGAGGGCGGCGACGAGGCGCTCACCGGAGAACGGGCCCACGCCCGTGTACGGCGACGCGCACGGCGTCCAGCGCGACCAGCACCGGCCGCGCAGGGCCGCGAGCTCGCCGTCGGGGAATCCCAGGAAAGTGAGGTGTCCTTCCGGCACACCGAGCGTCCGCGTCGCTCGCGCGGCCTCCTGCAGCCGGCGGGCGCCGAGGGCGCGAAAGTCGGAATGGGACGGCGTCGAATCGCCGGTGAGAGCGCTGGCGGCCTCGGGATATCCGTCGCCGTTGGTCACGAACACGACCTGGACCTGGCCGCCCGTCTCGACGACGCGCTGGATGAGCCCACCCGCGGCGATGGTCTCGTCGTCCGGATGGGGGGCCACGACGACGAGGCGCGTCGCCGGCGGCACGACGAGCGGGTGCGGCGAGCGGGTGCAGCCGAGCGTGACGACGGTGAGCGCGACGGCGACCCAGAGGCGGCGGGCGGCGTTCAGATCTTGTACCGCTGGAGAAGGCCCTTCGCGATCACGAGACGCTGGATCTCGTTGGTGCCTTCGCCGATGATCATGAGCGGCGCGTCGCGGTAGTAGCGCTCGACCCGGAACTCCTTGATGTAGCCGTAGCCGCCGAGGATCCGCATCGCCTCCAGCGACACTTCCTGGCAGGTCTCGGAGGCGAAGAGCTTCGCCATCCCGGCCTCGATGTCGCAGCGCTCGCCGCGGTCCTTCATGGCGGCGGCCTGCCGGACGAGGAGGCGCGCTGCCTCGATCTTCGTGCCCATGTCGGCGAGCTTCAGCTGGATCGCCTGGTGCTCGCTGATGGGTTTGCCGAACGTCTGCCGCTCCTGCGCGTAGCGAATCGCGTCCTCGAAGGCGGCGCGCGCGACGCCGACGGCCCGCGCGGCGATGTTGATGCGGCCGACCTCGAGCCCCGAGAGGGCGATCTTGAGCCCGCGACCCTCGACGCCGCCCACCAGCGCCGTCGCCGGGAGGCGGTAGTCCTCGAACGTGACCTCGCAGGTCTCGATGCCACGGTAGCCGAGCTTGTCGAGATGCCGGCCGACGGTGAGCCCGGGTCCTTTGGGCGCCGCGAACAGGCTGATGCCGGTGTGCCGCGGCTCGGCGGTGGGGTCCGTCTTCGCCACCAGCGAGAAGACCGTGCAGGTCTGGGCGTTGGTGATGAACATCTTGGAGCCGTTGACGACGTAGTGGTCGCCGTCGCGGCGCGCGACGGTGCGGATGTTCTGCGTGTCGCTGCCGGCGTGCGCCTCGGTGAGGCAGAACCCGGCGCGCTCCTCGCCCGTCGCGAGGCGCGGCAGCCAGTAGCGCTTCTGCTCTTCGGTGCCGTGCGTGCCGACGTGGAAGGCGAACATCAGGTGCGTGTTGAGAACCCCCGAGAGGCTCATCCAGCCCCGGCACAGCTCCTCGACGACCATCGCGTAGGTGCTGTAGTCGAGCCCGAGCCCGCCGTACTCGGCCGGGATCGTGGCGCCGAACAGGCCGAGCTCCCGCATCTTCTCGACGAGGGGCGCGGGATACTCGTCGGCGTGCTCGTACTTGCTCGCGACGGGGATCACGTCGCGGTCGACGAAGCGGCGCACGGTGTCGAGGATCTGTGCGCGGATCTCGGGCGACGTCGCCCCGGCGGGTGCAGCCATGGGCGGATTCAACACGCTGGCCGCTTTCCTTTCAACCGAACGGACGCGCGGGTCTACGACGCGTCGCCCAGCGTGTAGCGCAAGCCGACGATGCGGGGCGCGCCGCCGAGGCGGGCGATCTCCCAGCGGGCGTCACCCCGCAGCGCGCTCGTCTCGCCATTGTTGTCGCGATAGTCGATGACGAGCGGCCCCGAGACGGTCACGATGTCATCCTCGTCCGAGAGCGTGACGTCGACGCGGGGCACGACGCACGTCACCTCGGCGAGCCTCGCGAACGTCTTGGCATAGTCCTCGCGGATCGCGTCGGCGCCGTCGATCTCGTTCGCGATCGCCTGCGGCGCGAAGAGCGCCATCATGCGGTCGAGGTCGCGGTCCTCGTAGGCGAGCATGTACTCGTGGACGACGGCGCGCGCTTCGGCCGCCGTCGGCGGGCCCAGGACGACGGGCTCCTCCGGCAGCGCGGTCGACGCCGGTCGCGTCCGCATGGTGTAGACGCCGAGGATCGCGAGGACGGCCACCAGGAAGCCGCCGACGAAGTTGCGCACCGGCACGCCGGCGAGCCACGATCGGGCCGCGCCGCCGCCGATGTTGATGACGAGCGGCTCGAGGGGCTTCTCGTCCGGTGGCTTCACGTCCACGAGCGGCGGTGGCGACGCCGGAGGCGACGCGATCACGTGGACGGGAGGCGGAGCCGGCTCGGGCTCGACGGGCCCGGGCGTTGGTGGCAGCAGCGGTGATGTCGGCGGTGCGGGCGATGGCGACGGCGGGGCCACGAGCGGCTTCTCCTCCGGCACCTGGACACCCAGGCGCGCGTAGTCGGCCCACGCCTCGTCGACGATGTCGGCGCTCACCTGACGCCCGCTGGTCGCGAACGCCGTCACCAGCGACGCGTCGCAGAGCACGTTGATGATGCGTGGGATGCCGTGGCTCACGGTGGCGATGCGCCGGATGGCGGCCGGCGCGAAGATGTCCGCGCGCGTCGCGCCCGCGAGCTCGAGGCGTCGCGAGATGTAGGCAGCGACCTCGGCGGCCGAGAAGGGTCGCAGGCGGATGTGGAGCGCGATCCGCTGCCGGAGCTGGCGCAGGGCCGGATCGGCGAGCTTGGCTTCGAGCTCCGGCTGTCCCGCCAGCACGATCTGCAGGATCTTCTCGGTACCCGTCTCGAGGTTCGAGAGCAGGCGCAGCTCCTCCAGCACGTGCGGCGCCAGGTCCTGCGCCTCGTCGATGAGGAGGGCCAGGTTGCCTCCGGCGCGCGTGTGCTCGAGCAGATAGTCCTGCAGGCGCTGCAGGAGGACCAGCTTGCGGCCGCCGTCGACCGGGATGCCGAGCTCCGAGAGGAGGTACTCGAGGATCTCGTCGAACTCGACGGTCGGATGGAGGAGGAGCACGGTCTTGACGTTGCCCGCCAGCGTGTCGAGCACGTGGCGCAAAAGCGTCGTCTTGCCGGTGCCCGCCTCGCCGACGAGCGACAGGAAGCCCTTGCGCCGCTCGATGCCGTAGGAAAGCGCAGCGGCCGCCTCCTCGACGGACGGGTTCCGGTACAGGAACCGCGGGTCCGGCGTGATCCGGAAGGGCGGCTCCCGGAACCCGAAGTACTCCTCGTACATCGAGCTGGAAGTGTAGCCGGGCTACCGGAAGAGGTCGAACTCGGGCTTGCGGACGAGCGCCGCGGCGGCGCCCCCGGGGCCCAGGGTGTAGCGAACCCCACGCACGATCGCCGCGGCGGTCCCGCTGTCCTTCTCCATCACCAGGCCCGCCGCCGCCGCCACCTCGTCGGCCAGCGCGACGACGGTGTGGTGCAGCTCGCGCCCGAGCAGGTCGGCGCGCCCGCGCAGGTCCAGAAGCGGCTCCATGCCGGCGCACCCGATTGCGACCTCGACCAGGCCCTCGCGCCAGGGACGGCCGAAGGTGTCCGTCACGACCACTGCGATCGCGACGCCGAAGCGATCCGACAACGTCGTGCGCAGGCGCTCGGCCGACGCATCGGCGTCCTCGGGGAGGAGCGTGACCACGTCGTCGGCGACGCCGTTCGACTCGTCGACGCCCGCGTTCGCGCACACCCACCCGTGCGCCGTCTCGACGATGAGATGGCCACGATCGTTGCGGACGATGCGCTTGGTCTGTCGCAGGATCACCTCGACGATGCGCGGGTCCTTGCCCTGCGTCTGCGCCGCGAGGCGCTCGGCGATCGGCGAGGGGGTGACGTCCGCGACCCGGACGACGGCCCCCTCGGCCTTCGAGACGACCTTCTGGCACACGACCACCACGTCCTGCGGCTTCATGCCGACGCGGGCGTCCTCGATCGCATTGCCGAGCAGCACGCCGAGGTTCGCGCCGGGCTCGATCATCGGGAGACCGGGCACGGGGATCACGGCGACGGTCATCGGCGCCCGGCTCCTAGCGCACGCACGACGACGCCGGCAAGGCGGGCGGCGCGCGCCGGCGTCCGCATGACCGTGTCGGTCACGACCACGCGCAGGCCGAGGGCCTCGATGCGCCCGGCCCAATGGCGATCCCGCTCGTCGAGCACGAACGTTCCCGCGACACCGGCGTACAGGCGAGCGACGCCGCGCGGCGACACCTCGTGGCCGAGGCCGCGCAGCATCCGGTGCAGCGGGCCCTTCAACGGCCGCCCCGCGACCAGGGGCGTGATGGCCGCGACCCGCGCGCGCCGGCGGGCCAGCAGGCGCCGGATCGCCGGGATCGCCAGGATCGGTCCCACCGAGACGAGCGGATTCGACGGAGCGATCACGATGGCGTCGCTCGCGCGCAGCGCCGCCAGGACGCCTGGCGCGGGACGGGCGCGGAAGCCGCCCGCGATCTCGATTCGCCGCACGCGTCCGCGTGCGCGCCGCCGCACCAGGTAGTCCTGGAAGGGAAGGCGCCCGGCATCGGTGTGGACGAACGTGCGTACGC
Proteins encoded in this window:
- a CDS encoding acyl-CoA dehydrogenase family protein, coding for MAAPAGATSPEIRAQILDTVRRFVDRDVIPVASKYEHADEYPAPLVEKMRELGLFGATIPAEYGGLGLDYSTYAMVVEELCRGWMSLSGVLNTHLMFAFHVGTHGTEEQKRYWLPRLATGEERAGFCLTEAHAGSDTQNIRTVARRDGDHYVVNGSKMFITNAQTCTVFSLVAKTDPTAEPRHTGISLFAAPKGPGLTVGRHLDKLGYRGIETCEVTFEDYRLPATALVGGVEGRGLKIALSGLEVGRINIAARAVGVARAAFEDAIRYAQERQTFGKPISEHQAIQLKLADMGTKIEAARLLVRQAAAMKDRGERCDIEAGMAKLFASETCQEVSLEAMRILGGYGYIKEFRVERYYRDAPLMIIGEGTNEIQRLVIAKGLLQRYKI
- a CDS encoding glycosyltransferase family 1 protein, which translates into the protein MRVVVTGFVATYPVGGVAWDYLQYVEGFRRLGCDVFYLEDSGRWLYDPSAGTFVPDASRGARFLADAIATLDPALAGAWSVRGADDVVHGRDAAHVARVCDGADLLLNVSGSCWLRDAYRKARVAAYVDTDPGYSQARAAAVDTGTVDPELHRSVALMRRHDVFFTLGEHIGAPDCTIPTVGIEWKPTRQPIVLDRWPTAPRPDGPFTTVMSWKIEPSPPIVDGRVYGGKDVEFERFMDLPAHTPERLEVAISGDAPRDRIRAAGWHVVEAGAVSRTPADYRDYILRSRGELSIAKNAYVETRSGWFSTRSAAYLAAGRPVVLQDTAFSAHLPTGPGLHAFSTIDEAARALAEVRRDYPRACGHAREVAESCFRAERVCERLLADALG
- a CDS encoding ABC transporter ATP-binding protein is translated as MSGTLPVVGKILRRLRPHRWLFASAVLQVLVIGFLELAKPWPLKIVVDNVLGGKPLGIAAFDSLGRMTMLAVACVALIAVYALLGTLSVTSNYATISVGQRMVNDFRAELYAHLQRLSLAFHSRREVGDLLFRLTADTFAIQTLTMNGFFPILTSVVLLGGMLVVMLRLDWMMTLVALAIVPLLFVTIVTLSARINALATDARMKESALWAVAQRTIGAIRVIQAFTTEPSEHRRFVDTSSASLDANLRLYTFQSVYSAFVGILIAAGTAGVLWFGASHVMQGTLSIGDVLVFTSYLASLYAPINSLTQTWGLIQGARVGAERVFEILETAPDLLDGQRELRRADVQGRVRFEDVHFAYEASRPVLRGVTFEVVPGSLVAVVGATGAGKTTLVGLIPRFYDVTSGRVRLDGVDVREFKLRSLRQQVGMVLQPPLVFPTSLRDNIAYGRPEASVEEVRQAAELAQLGEFIARLPQGIDTVIGEGGATLSSGEQLRVTIARALLRDAPLLILDEPTSALDVETEARVMAGLENLMTGRTTFVIAHRLSTVRRADVVLVLDQGQIAEQGSFAELVQRGGHFARLYRTQFAGEVDRVASS
- a CDS encoding S8 family serine peptidase, with the protein product MGVRAILVLVVTATLVAPALAKKPKPQPCPAGRFLVAGGAPLLPSGTTPRLEAVTLGTSGTVAVASGCAPVAARVKAKGKKTRVTVRWPSGACAGVRGTVHLVAAIDATCASMRGSLAGKKLHKPFQATRSTCGDGVVDRDGLETCDGSAPCDATCGAGATLGAPASTPLADAVTSFHVAGGIPQDEIDATPGGRRVARTILDVGFAADATVGQATALLDAVGGRIADMIPHVSVIVVRIPDPGSLTGLDAVVAQAASMPGVMFVNQGDFSENELPANYSPNLFPPPQSPLAKIGHHLGIRAHGAWNARAAIKTGREPTVVIADEFGDGPPSDSLAGTIVPEDFRTFSGPFAAHGYFVLGVLAGDFGGTTTDRGLVTGIYPAEGFPGGLPMRVIDRLENISDVQVEKLLSERIAELAMAGGHVVVNTSYGYSGVCDPVGNDCIDRTKAQAKAEAWATVVRQAGIAGKYVHFTSAGNINHDFPNVESAVTDSSFASAALLLNPPLPNTVVVENARGEGPPTFAPRCISDESQAGGTIAGIGTDVWSLDGPDAAVGASFRFGTSYATPQVAGLAAYLWSIDPMLEASDVVTTLIKTSRELPEPGGVGCSSFASLITARHIVDAYDAVLSLDAVSPPSPDAMPVRLALLDVTGDGVFDGADLPAFVAKYLDHGQPIPEPTVPDFGRFDLNGDGFTGGSNTVPFDLDRVGSMRLQLGSLDPLVLEKLVSDDRTIYGAFDERAASDLDILCYYAYSPLYTGTPAERGPLLPFALCNRWVFRQGFAAPPQTNVPVQLAIRSGVLQRDGTTVDFRAGALVHLTPTNATVDPTDGVTAELVPGDPPAFTTTVTPAVQNGTFDIGVEIRAVASGPVIASGTISRTIGTPTTTTVTGTTSVPTTTETPTTTETPTTTLCTFCFAPEVCCGHFCCF
- a CDS encoding PIG-L family deacetylase; this encodes MAPHPDDETIAAGGLIQRVVETGGQVQVVFVTNGDGYPEAASALTGDSTPSHSDFRALGARRLQEAARATRTLGVPEGHLTFLGFPDGELAALRGRCWSRWTPCASPYTGVGPFSGERLVAALERALADARPTIVVAPDPRDVHPDHSAAGHFALAASRTLRPAPMVLTYVVHDPAWPPAVRERPDLPPVPGPRYAQDTWWTLALTPHEIATKHAALSSYRTQLAVLEDLLDRFVRSNEIFSRVATPGG